From a region of the Alnus glutinosa chromosome 1, dhAlnGlut1.1, whole genome shotgun sequence genome:
- the LOC133876814 gene encoding protein ESMERALDA 1, with product MLAYNRLPSSGHSTPSPPASPLRSPRYRRSKAGRFGPAQLHPGRTLAQRLAWLLLSVLLRRQGIFLFAPLIYISGMLLYMGSVSFDVVPVISHRPAPGSVYRSPQLYEKLRPDMDSDNSSAGAISTIWQHSYKSGEWRPCTNKSSGGLPDTNGYIYVEANGGLNQQRTSICNAVAVAGYLNATLVIPNFHFHSIWRDPSKFRDIYDEDYFVSTLENDVRVVNKIPDYIMERFDKNMSNVYNFRIKAWSTIQYYRDAVLPRLLEEMVIRISPFANRLSFDAPPAVQRLRCLANYEALRFSSPILTLGETLVARMKERSANNGGKYISVHLRFEEDMVAFSCCIYDGGEQEKAAMVAARERGWKGKFTKPGRVIRPGAIRINGKCPLTPLEVGLMLRGMGFDRSTYIYLASGKIYDAERNMAPLLEMFPNLQTKQMLASNEELSPFKNYSSRMAAIDYTVCLHSEAFVTTQGGNFPHFLMGHRRYLYGGHSKTIRPDKRKLALLFDNPNIGWKSFKRQMLNMRSHSDSKGFELKRPNDSIYTFPCPDCMCHSNKSEDSRSSSAT from the exons atgcTCGCGTACAACAGGCTACCGAGCAGCGGGCACAGTACGCCGTCGCCACCAGCGTCGCCGCTTCGGTCGCCGCGGTACCGCAGGTCGAAGGCGGGGCGGTTCGGGCCAGCCCAGCTGCATCCGGGTCGGACCCTGGCACAGCGCTTGGCGTGGCTGCTACTCTCTGTGCTCCTCCGGCGTCAGGGCATCTTCCTCTTCGCCCCTCTCATCTACATCTCCGGCATGCTTCTCTACATGGGCTCCGTCTCCTTCGACGTCGTTCCGGTCATATCCCACCGCCCCGCCCCCGGCTCCGTCTACCGGAGCCCTCAGCTTTACGAAAAGCTCCGACCCGATATGGACTCGGATAACTCCTCCGCTGGTGCG ATATCAACCATATGGCAACACTCTTATAAAAGTGGTGAGTGGAGACCATGCACTAACAAGTCTTCAGGAG GTTTGCCTGATACAAATGGTTACATATATGTTGAGGCAAATGGTGGTCTGAATCAGCAGAGGACATCG ATATGCAATGCTGTTGCTGTGGCGGGCTACCTTAATGCAACCCTTGTAATCcccaattttcattttcatagcATTTGGAGAGATCCTAG CAAATTCAGAGACATTTATGACGAAGATTATTTCGTCAGTACCTTGGAAAATGATGTAAGAGTGGTTAACAAGATACCTGACTATATTATGGAACGATTTGACAAGAACATGAGCAATGTTTACAACTTCAGAATAAAGGCATGGTCAACCATTCAGTATTATAGGGATGCAGTCCTCCCAAGGCTACTTGAAGAAAT GGTCATAAGGATTTCTCCTTTTGCAAACCGATTGTCATTTGATGCTCCTCCAGCTGTCCAACGGCTTAGATGCTTGGCAAATTATGAAGCTCTAAGGTTTTCAAGTCCTATATTAACACTGGGAGAAACTTTGGTTGCAAGAATGAAAGAGCGGAGTGCAAATAATGGTGGCAAATACATTTCTGTGCATCTTCGCTTTGAGGAG GATATGGTTGCTTTCTCTTGCTGCATATATGATGGTGGGGAGCAAGAAAAGGCAGCCATGGTAGCAGCAAGAGAAAGAGGTTGGAAAGGAAAATTTACAAAACCTGGTCGAGTTATACGTCCTGGAGCAATCAGGATCAATGGCAAATGTCCCCTTACTCCTTTAGAG GTAGGCTTGATGCTTAGGGGAATGGGATTTGATAGAAGCACATATATCTATTTGGCATCTGGAAAGATATACGATGCTGAAAGAAATATGGCCCCGCTATTGGAGATGTTCCCCAATTTGCAGACGAAACAGATGCTTGCCTCAAATGAGGAACTTTCTCCATTTAAG AATTATTCTTCCAGGATGGCTGCTATAGACTATACTGTTTGTCTTCATAGTGAGGCTTTCGTGACAACTCAAGGTGGAAACTTTCCTCATTTTCTGATGGGCCACCGGAGATACTTGTATGGTGGACACTCGAAGACAATCAGGCCTGACAAGCGAAAGCTAGCGTTACTGTTTGATAATCCCAATATTGG ATGGAAAAGTTTCAAGCGCCAAATGTTGAATATGCGGTCTCATAGTGATTCCAAGGGGTTTGAGCTTAAAAGGCCCAATGACTCGATATATACCTTTCCATGCCCAGATTGCATGTGCCATTCGAACAAATCAGAAGATTCAAGATCATCATCCGCCACGTGA
- the LOC133876820 gene encoding phytanoyl-CoA dioxygenase, with protein sequence MGIVGNLSPDQLQSFDSQGFIVIESFASPEEIDAMRKRMDQLLDEFDCSTASVFSTKNQKELTDNYFYESAENISCFFEEKAFGADGNLKQPKQLSINKVGHALHEIDPVFKKISCSEKVSSLMFSLGYKRPVIIQSMYIFKQPGIGGEVVPHQDNSFLYTEPPTCTGLWLALEDATITNGCLWVFPGSHKNGLVRRMIRREEGVSFDRPSPTYNQKDFLPIEVKAGSLVVIHGDLIHQSFENQSSKSRHAYSLHVVDTDGCKWAPDNWIRRKVEPEPLYVS encoded by the exons ATGGGAATCGTCGGAAATCTCAGTCCCGATCAGCTCCAGTCATTCGACTCTCAAG GTTTTATTGTGATTGAATCGTTTGCGAGCCCCGAAGAAATCGACGCCATGAGGAAGAGAATGGACCAGTTGCTGGATGAATTTGACTGCTCCACCGCCTCAGTTTTCTCTACCAAGAACcag AAAGAGTTGACCGATAATTACTTCTACGAAAGCGCCGAGAATATCTCCTGTTTCTTCGAGG AGAAAGCCTTTGGGGCTGATGGAAACTTAAAGCAACCAAAACAACTTTCCATCAACAAAGTTGGGCATG CGTTACATGAGATTGACCCAGTATTTAAAAAGATCTCCTGCTCTGAGAAAGTTTCAAGTCTGATGTTCTCTTTGGGTTACAAAAGGCCAGTGATCATTCAGTCCATGTACATTTTCAAG CAACCAGGTATCGGAGGTGAAGTAGTGCCACACCAGGATAACTCATTTCTTTATACTGAACCACCAACTTGTACGGGGCTGTGGCTTGCTCTTGAAGATGCCACAATAACCAATGGTTGCCTTTGGGTTTTTCCTGGATCTCATAAAA ATGGGCTTGTTAGGAGGATGATTAGACGTGAAGAGGGGGTTTCCTTTGACCGGCCTTCCCCAACATATAACCAAAAGGATTTTTTGCCTATTGAAGTGAAAGCTGGGTCTTTGGTTGTGATTCATGGTGATCTTATTCATCAAAG TTTTGAGAACCAGTCCTCAAAATCAAGGCATGCCTACAGCTTGCATGTCGTGGATACCGATGGCTGCAAATGGGCCCCTGATAATTG GATCAGAAGAAAAGTGGAGCCCGAGCCCCTCTATGTATCTTAA